A window from Pagrus major chromosome 4, Pma_NU_1.0 encodes these proteins:
- the chrna5 gene encoding neuronal acetylcholine receptor subunit alpha-5, protein MLRAGGAATSLALLLLLPLLCCCHLCHSLRVPKLSSYAKAEDKLFKYLFGNYQKWVRPVEFLNQTIRVKFGLAISQLVDVDEKNQRMTTNVWMKQEWVDMKLRWNPDDYLGITVIRVPSDRIWLPDVVLYDNSDGRFEGTVTKAVVKYDGTISWTPPANYKSACTIDVTFFPFDLQNCSMKFGSWTYDGSQVDITLEEFHVDKRDYFDNGEWEIVKATGSRGLRTDGSASYPTITYFFIIRRLPLFYTLFLIIPCIGLSFLTILVFYLPSNGGEKISLCTSVLVSLTVFLLVIEEIIPSSSKAIPLIGEYLVFTMIFVTLSIIITVFAINIHHRSSSTHHGMAPWVRRIFLHRLPKLLCMRSHVDRYATTGAARAGGVGMMKDSAPELKPLLYTRHNLQAALDSIRYITMHVVKENEVREVVQDWKFVAQVLDRMFLWAFLLVSILGSALLFIPVIYKWANIIVPNHAGSTL, encoded by the exons ATGCTGAGAGCAGGAGGGGCAGCCACCTCTCtcgcactgctgctgctgctgccgttgCTGTGCTGCTGCCACCTGTGCCACTCACTGC GGGTTCCCAAACTCTCCTCCTATGCAAAAGCAGAGGACAAGCTGTTCAAATACCTCTTTGGAAACTACCAGAAATGGGTTCGACCCGTGGAATTCCTGAACCAGACGATCCGTGTGAAGTTTGGACTGGCCATCTCCCAGCTAGTTGATGTG GATGAGAAAAATCAGCGGATGACAACTAATGTGTGGATGAAACAG gAGTGGGTTGACATGAAACTCAGATGGAACCCTGACGACTATCTGGGCATCACAGTCATCCGAGTCCCTTCTGACAGGATCTGGCTCCCTGATGTTGTACTGTATGATAA TTCAGATGGCCGTTTTGAGGGTACTGTCACCAAGGCAGTCGTTAAGTATGATGGAACCATATCATGGACACCACCAGCCAATTACAAGTCAGCCTGCACCATTGACGTCACCTTCTTCCCCTTTGACCTCCAGAACTGCTCGATGAAGTTTGGCTCCTGGACATATGATGGCTCCCAG GTGGACATAACTCTGGAGGAGTTCCACGTGGACAAGCGGGATTATTTTGACAACGGTGAATGGGAGATAGTGAAGGCCACAGGCAGCCGTGGTTTGAGGACCGACGGCAGCGCCTCCTATCCCACCATCACCTACTTTTTCATCATCCGCAGGCTGCCTCTTTTCTACaccctcttcctcatcatccCCTGCATAGGCCTGTCCTTCCTCACTATCCTTGTCTTCTATCTGCCCTCCAACGGCGGCGAGAAGATCTCTCTCTGCACGTCAGTCCTGGTGTCGCTTACAGTTTTCCTCCTGGTCATCGAGGAGATTATCCCCTCCTCCTCGAAGGCTATCCCTCTCATCGGGGAGTATCTGGTCTTCACCATGATCTTCGTCACActctccatcatcatcaccgtctTTGCCATCAACATCCACCACCGCTCCTCTTCTACACATCACGGCATGGCGCCCTGGGTGAGGAGGATTTTTCTGCATCGGCTGCCTAAGCTGCTGTGCATGCGTAGCCATGTTGACCGTTACGCCACAACTGGAGCTGCCAGAGCGGGAGGAGTGGGTATGATGAAGGACTCAGCACCTGAACTGAAACCTCTCCTGTACACCAGACATAACCTACAAGCAGCTTTGGATTCTATTCGCTACATAACCATGCATGTGGTTAAAGAAAATGAGGTCAGGGAG GTGGTACAAGACTGGAAGTTTGTAGCCCAGGTCCTGGATCGAATGTTTCTTTGGGCCTTCCTCCTGGTGTCCATCCTGGGCTCtgccctcctcttcatcccggtTATTTACAAATGGGCCAACATCATCGTCCCTAACCACGCTGGAAGTACCCTCTAA
- the LOC140994423 gene encoding UDP-glucuronosyltransferase 2A2-like, producing the protein MFSSLAPFLSLLAVIISSAHSGKVLVFPHDGSHWVNMRVLVEELHSRGHAVTVIRAVDSWYISETSPHYNSITVNLAGGGDEDFYRLFVSEVIRIKRSKGSAWAHFALQLELKDKFFELHKKVCEVVTHILENKELIKSLQDAKYDMVLTDPANGGGVILAHYLGLPLVFNARWTVHGEAHFAIAPSPLSYVPLSPSELTDQMTFSDRVTNMVFYIMRMHLYKQISGPHYSAMSSRYFGSADYFSLFQAADLWLMRVDFVFEFPRPTMPNVIYMGGFQCKPAKPLPQHLEEFVQSSGEHGVIIMSLGTLIAELPHDLADEIAAAFAKLPQKVIWRYKGDRPASLGNNTLIVDWMPQNDLLGHPKMKLFISHGGTNGIYEAIYHGVPIVGIPIVFDQADNLSRMKAKGVTKVMDVSELDRQTFQRAIEEVLNEPSYRMNMQRLSRLHRDTPMKPLDTALFWIEFVMRHKGAAHLRTESYRLPWYSYHSVDVVLFLLTMVLLILLFFAGLAWSCFRMCFKRKVKSD; encoded by the coding sequence atgttttcgTCGCTggctcctttcctctctcttttgGCTGTCATTATTTCATCTGCCCACAGTGGTAAAGTTCTGGTATTTCCACACGATGGCAGCCACTGGGTGAACATGAGGGTACTTGTTGAGGAGCTGCATTCAAGAGGACACGCTGTGACTGTGATTCGGGCTGTTGACAGCTGGTACATCAGTGAAACGTCTCCGCATTACAACAGTATCACAGTGAACCTTGCTGGTGGTGGAGATGAGGATTTTTACCGTCTCTTTGTCTCTGAAGTTATTCGAATCAAACGAAGCAAGGGGTCTGCTTGGGCCCATTTTGCTTTACAGTTGGAGTTGAAAGACAAGTTCTTTGAACTGCACAAGAAAGTCTGTGAAGTGGTTACGCACATACTTGAAAATAAAGAGTTAATTAAGTCCCTTCAAGACGCTAAGTATGATATGGTTTTGACAGACCCTGCCAACGGAGGAGGGGTGATACTGGCTCACTATCTTGGATTGCCATTAGTGTTTAATGCTAGATGGACTGTTCATGGCGAAGCCCATTTTGCTATTGCACCTTCTCCGCTTTCCTATGTCCCACTTTCACCTTCAGAATTGACGGATCAAATGACTTTTTCTGACAGGGTCACAAACATGGTCTTTTACATCATGAGGATGCACCTGTACAAGCAGATATCCGGCCCACATTATTCTGCGATGTCCAGTCGCTACTTTGGTTCAGCAGACTACTTCTCTCTGTTTCAAGCCGCAGACCTGTGGCTCATGAGagtggactttgtgtttgaGTTTCCTCGTCCCACCATGCCTAATGTTATCTATATGGGAGGGTTCCAGTGTAAACCTGCAAAACCTCTTCCACAACACCTGGAGGAGTTTGTGCAGAGTTCTGGAGAGCATGGAGTCATCATCATGTCTCTGGGGACTTTGATTGCAGAGCTGCCTCATGACCTAGCTGATGAGATCGCTGCAGCTTTTGCCAAATTGCCTCAGAAAGTCATCTGGAGATATAAAGGTGACAGACCAGCCAGTCTGGGAAACAACACTTTAATAGTCGACTGGATGCCACAGAACGATCTTTTAGGACATCCAAAGATGAAACTTTTTATAAGTCATGGAGGAACAAATGGAATATATGAGGCGATTTATCATGGAGTTCCAATTGTAGGAATTCCCATTGTGTTCGATCAAGCCGACAACCTCTCCAGAATGAAGGCAAAGGGTGTCACAAAGGTTATGGACGTTTCCGAATTGGATCGGCAAACATTTCAGCGAGCCATAGAGGAAGTCCTGAATGAGCCCTCATACAGGATGAACATGCAGAGACTGTCCAggctgcacagagacacaccaaTGAAGCCGCTGGACACCGCCCTCTTCTGGATAGAGTTCGTCATGAGACACAAAGGTGCAGCTCACCTGAGAACAGAGTCCTACAGACTGCCCTGGTACTCCTACCACTCTGTGGATGTAGTGTTATTCTTACTCACTATGGTGCtacttattttgttattttttgccGGGTTAGCATGGTCATGCTTTCGAATGTGTttcaaaagaaaagtgaaatcCGACTAA
- the LOC140994381 gene encoding UDP-glucuronosyltransferase 2B20-like has product MPPHGNVSFLLLFSVVFLSCRICHGGKILVVPVEGSHWVNMDILIKALHSRGHSVDVVRANKSWYIKDNSSHYKTITVPITEALNHDFVNPIVKRMIDIERGESSLLSFASLQLEMCSTMINLNRIMCKMATNMFEDKDLMNRLKEREYDLVLIDPLGAAGIMLAHALKLPLVYNVRWITSGEGHLVIAPSPLSYIPMTGSGLSDKMTFMQRLKNLIFYVIWQAQDVFLINPQYQALCDKFFGPEVRYSDLLKGADLWLMRVDFVFEFPRPTMPNAVYMGGFHCKPAEPLPEHLEEFVQSSGEHGLIIMSMGTFVSELPADITNVIAAAFAKLPQKVIWRHKGDRPVALGNNTLLVDWMPQNDLLGHPKIKLFVAHGGTNGLQEAIYHGVPVVGLPLFSDQYDNLLRLKERGGAKILTLNALDKDDNFLKAIQEVLNEPSYRMNMQRLSRLHRDTPMKPLDTALFWIEFVMRHKGAAHLRTESYRLPWYSYHSVDVILLLVGVVLIILATFAALIRCLCSVCLRRKSKRD; this is encoded by the coding sequence ATGCCTCCACATGGAAATGTATCTTTTCTTCTCTTATTTTCTGTCGTGTTCTTGTCATGTAGAATTTGTCATGGAGGGAAAATTCTGGTCGTCCCTGTTGAGGGAAGTCACTGGGTGAACATGGACATCTTGATCAAAGCTCTCCACTCTCGAGGACACTCTGTTGATGTGGTACGAGCCAATAAAAGCTGGTACATCAAGGACAATTCTTCGCACTACAAGACTATCACAGTTCCCATCACTGAAGCCTTAAATCATGACTTTGTGAACCCGATCGTGAAAAGGATGATTGACATAGAAAGGGGAGAGAGCTCACTATTGAGCTTTGCCAGTTTGCAGCTTGAGATGTGTAGTACAATGATTAACCTAAATAGAATAATGTGCAAAATGGCTACCAACATGTTCGAAGATAAAGACTTAATGAATAGATTAAAGGAGAGAGAGTATGATCTGGTCCTTATTGACCCATTAGGTGCTGCAGGAATAATGTTGGCTCACGCTCTTAAACTACCTCTGGTCTATAATGTGCGGTGGATAACTAGTGGAGAGGGGCATTTGGTCATTGCACCGTCTCCTTTATCTTATATCCCAATGACTGGCTCCGGACTGTCAGACAAAATGACTTTCATgcagagactcaaaaatctaattttctaTGTCATTTGGCAAGCTcaggatgtgtttttaatcaacCCTCAGTATCAAGCTCTTTGTGACAAGTTCTTCGGCCCAGAAGTCAGATATAGTGACTTACTGAAGGGAGCAGATCTGTGGCTCATGAGagtggactttgtgtttgaGTTCCCTCGTCCCACCATGCCTAATGCTGTGTACATGGGAGGGTTCCATTGCAAACCTGCTGAACCTTTACCTGAACATCTGGAGGAGTTTGTGCAGAGTTCTGGAGAGCATGGACTCATCATCATGTCTATGGGGACTTTTGTGAGTGAACTTCCTGCTGACATAACAAATGTGATCGCTGCAGCTTTTGCCAAATTACCTCAGAAAGTCATCTGGAGGCATAAAGGTGACAGACCAGTGGCTCTGGGCAACAACACTTTACTAGTCGACTGGATGCCACAGAATGATCTTTTAGGACATCCCAAGATAAAACTGTTTGTGGCTCATGGAGGAACAAATGGACTTCAAGAGGCTATTTATCATGGAGTCCCAGTTGTTGGTCTGCCCTTGTTTTCTGACCAATACGACAACCTGCTGCGtctgaaagagagaggaggagcaaaGATTCTCACTCTTAATGCATTGGACAAAGACGACAACTTCCTGAAGGCCATACAGGAAGTCCTGAATGAGCCCTCATACAGGATGAACATGCAGAGACTGTCCAggctgcacagagacacaccaaTGAAGCCGCTGGACACCGCCCTCTTCTGGATAGAGTTTGTCATGAGACACAAAGGTGCAGCTCACCTGAGAACAGAGTCCTACAGACTGCCCTGGTACTCCTACCACTCTGTGGATGTGATTCTCCTCTTAGTTGGAGTCGTGCTGATTATTCTAGCCACCTTTGCTGCCTTGATACGGTGTTtatgctctgtgtgtctgagaaGAAAAAGTAAACGTGATTAA
- the LOC140994382 gene encoding UDP-glucuronosyltransferase 2A2-like: MDILIKALHSRGHSVDVVRTNQSWYIKDDSPHYKTITIPVTEAFNPDFINPILERIIDTERGGSSLLSFASLQVEMFTAMFNIHGIMCKMATNMFEDKNLMNSLKEREYDLVLTDPAWGAGIMLAHALKLPLVYNVRWITSGEGHLAIAPSPLSYIPMTGSGLSDKMTFMQRLKNLIFYVIWQAQDVFLINPQYQAVCDKFFGPEVRYSDLLKGADLWLMRVDFVFEFPRPTMPNAVYMGGFQCKPAEPLPEHLEEFVQSSGEHGVIIMSMGTFVSELPADMTNEIAAAFAKLPQKVIWRRKGDRPVALGNNTLIVNWMPQNDLLGHPKIKLFVAHGGTNGLQEAIYHGVPVVGLPVFFDQYDNLLRLKERGGAKILTLDAVDKDDNFLKAIQEVLNEPSYRMNMQRLSRLHRDTPMKPLDTALFWIEFVMRHKGAAHLRTESYRLPWYSYHSVDVFLSFLATVAAITFPSLLFFRCVCLEKCLKRKVNKK; this comes from the coding sequence ATGGACATCTTGATCAAAGCCCTCCACTCTCGAGGACACTCTGTTGATGTGGTACGAACCAATCAAAGCTGGTACATCAAGGACGATTCTCCGCACTACAAGACTATCACAATTCCTGTCACTGAAGCCTTTAATCCTGACTTCATTAACCCGATCCTGGAAAGGATCATTGACACAGAAAGGGGAGGAAGCTCACTTTTGAGCTTTGCCAGTTTGCAGGTTGAGATGTTTACTGCAATGTTTAACATTCATGGAATAATGTGCAAAATGGCTACCAACATGTTTGAAGATAAAAACTTAATGAATAGTTTAAAGGAGAGAGAGTATGATCTGGTCCTTACTGACCCAGCATGGGGGGCAGGAATAATGTTGGCTCACGCTCTTAAACTACCTCTGGTCTATAATGTGCGGTGGATAACTAGCGGAGAGGGGCATTTGGCCATCGCACCGTCTCCTTTATCTTATATCCCAATGACTGGCTCCGGACTGTCAGACAAAATGACTTTCATgcagagactcaaaaatctaattttctaTGTCATTTGGCAAGCGCAGGATGTATTTTTAATCAACCCTCAGTATCAAGCTGTTTGTGACAAGTTCTTCGGCCCAGAAGTCAGATATAGTGACTTACTGAAGGGAGCAGATCTGTGGCTCATGAGagtggactttgtgtttgaGTTCCCTCGTCCCACCATGCCTAATGCTGTGTACATGGGAGGGTTCCAGTGCAAACCTGCTGAACCTTTACCTGAACACCTGGAGGAGTTTGTGCAGAGTTCTGGAGAGCATGGAGTCATCATCATGTCTATGGGGACTTTTGTGAGTGAACTTCCTGCTGACATGACAAATGAGATCGCTGCAGCTTTTGCCAAATTACCTCAGAAAGTCATCTGGAGGCGTAAAGGTGACAGACCAGTGGCTCTGGGCAACAACACTTTAATAGTCAACTGGATGCCACAGAATGATCTTTTAGGACATCCCAAGATAAAACTGTTTGTGGCTCATGGAGGAACAAATGGACTTCAAGAGGCTATTTATCATGGAGTCCCAGTTGTGGGTCTGCCTGTGTTTTTCGACCAATACGACAACCTGCTGCGtctgaaagagagaggaggtgctAAGATTCTCACCCTTGATGCAGTGGACAAAGACGACAACTTCCTGAAGGCCATACAGGAAGTCCTGAATGAGCCCTCATACAGGATGAACATGCAGAGACTGTCCAggctgcacagagacacaccaaTGAAGCCACTGGATACCGCCCTCTTCTGGATAGAGTTTGTCATGAGACACAAAGGCGCAGCTCACCTGAGAACAGAGTCCTACAGACTGCCCTGGTACTCCTACCACTCTGTGGatgtatttctgtcttttttggcAACTGTTGCAGCCATTACTTTCccctctcttttgtttttccgATGTGTATGTcttgagaaatgtttgaaaagaaaagttaataaaaaatga